Within the Fundidesulfovibrio soli genome, the region GGCCAGGCGCACGAACCGCTTCTCGCCGCCGTGGTTCTCCACCGTGACGCGCAGCTTCATGGAGGCCATCAGGCCCGGCTCCACGCGCAGGTCCCAGGGGGCGGCGTTGGAGGAGGCGTAGCCCGAGTCGGTGGTGTGGTTCACGTTCAGGGTGCGCATCACACGCAGCAGGTGCTCCAGCACGTCCTCACGCTCCAGGGACTTGATGTTCCAGAAGAAGCGGTGGAAGCGCAGGCCCCGGCGGAAGATGGAGCAGGTGTCCTTGATCTTCTGCCAGAAGGTGTACTTGGGCAGGGCGGCCTCCTCGGGCAAGCCGAGCACGGCCATGTTGCCGGTGGCGGCGCCCTTGCGGCCGGCGCGGCGCAGGTCCATCAGGGTCTGGTAGCGCGCCTTGCCGCGCACCCAGGGCTGGGCCAGGGTCAAGAGGGCGATGATCACGCGGGAGAAGAAGGTGTCGTGGCGCTTGGGCAGCTTGGCCTGGGCGGCGCGGTGGCACACGAAGGCCATGGTGGTGCCGAGCATCAGCGCGCCCAGGGCGAACATGGGGGCGAACAGGAAGCCCGAGGCCAGGATCACGAAGGCGGCCATCATCCACTCGAAGGAGAGCGGCAGGTAGGCGGTCAGGCTGCCCTTGGGCTCGTAGAGCGTCTGGAACAGGCCGGACCCGAACACGCCGTGGTAGATCACCGGGCGGGTGGAGAGCAGCGCGCCGGAGATGTCGCCGTAGATGCGCCCGGCCCAGCGGGAGTTGCCCAGCACGTTGAAGCGGTGCGGGTGCTTGGGCATGAGCAGCGCCTCGGCGCGGCCGTAGCCCTTCTGCTGCTTCATGTAGGCCTTGATGGTGTTGCGGCGGTGGTGCCAGACCATCATGCCTGCGTGGAAGCCGATCAGGTGGCCCATGTCCATCAGGCGCCAGCACACGTCCACGTCGTCGCCGGCGGCGCGGTAGGTCGCGTCGAAGCCGCCGATCTCCATCAGGTTTTCCTTGCGGTAGGCCATGTTGCAGCCCGGGACGTGCTCGGCGATCTCGTCGGTGACCAGCACGTGCGTGGGCGCGCCGGGGGAGACGGCCACGCAGGCGGCGGTGCGGTTGTCCTCCATGGGGGGCAGGTTGGGGCCGCCCACCACGGCGAAGCGCTCGTCCTGGAAGGCCCAGGCCATGTAGGTCAGCCAGTGGGGGTCCACGTAGCAGTCGGAGTCGGTGTAGGCCACGATGTCGCCCTTGGCGGCGTACATGCCCACGTTGCGGGCGGCCGACAGGCCCAGGTTGGGCTGGTGGATCACGTGGATGAAGGGGAACTTGGCGGCGTACTTGTCGGAGATCTCGCCGGTCTTGTCCGTGGAGCCGTCGTCCACCACGATCACTTCGAAATTGGGGTACTCCACGTGCTGGAAGCTGGCCAGGCAGCCTTCCATGGTGGAGTCGGCGTTGTAGGCGCAGACCACCACGGAGATCATGGGCTGCTTGGGCGGCAGCGGGGGCAGCGGGTTGGCGTAGGCCTTGGCCACGGCCTCGAAGGCGGCCTTGGGCTTGCGGTCGGCGTCAACGATGCCGAACTTCCAGTCCTCGATGAGGTGCCCGCCGGTGTACCACTCGTCGGTCCAGGCGAAGACCATGGTGCCGGAGACGCCTTCCTCGAAGGCGGCCATGACCTGCCAGTCGAGGAACTCGGCCTGGGCGGCCTCGCCGTGGCGCAGGGAGTCCATGCCGAACTCGGAGAGCACCAGGGGCATGTCGCAGGCAACGTTCTGCAGGCGCTTCACGTAGGCGCGGAAGCTCTTCTCGTTGTGCAGGTAGACGTTGAAGCACAGGAAGTCCAGGAAGGGCAGCTTCAGGTACTCCGTGGAGGGGTAGTTGGCGTAGGTCACCAGGCCGGAGGGGTCTTCCTCGCGGACGATGGCGGCCAGCTTGCCCAGGAACTTCTCCACCTTCTTGGCGCCGCTCCAGCGCACGATGTGGCTGGGGATCTCGTTGCCGATCAGGTAGGCAAGCACGGCGGGGTGCCCGGCGCAGGCGCGGGCGGCCTCGCGCATGGTGTCCTTGATGGACTCCTTCACTTCCCACTGGTCAAGGAAGCAGAGGTGCTGGGGCCAGGGAATGCCGACCATCACGTGGATGCCCAGGCGCGCGGCGGTGTCCAGGAACCACTTGGGCGGCACGTAGTACACGCGGATGGTGTTCACGCCGATGGTGCGCATCAGGCGGAAGTCCTCGGCCACGCGCTCCGGCTCGGGCAGGGGCTCGCCGTTCTCGTTCTCGGGGAACGGGCCGTAGGTGACGCCCTTGATGAAGAACTTCTTGTCGCCGAGGAACAGGAAACGCCCGTGAACGCGGGGACGCTCCAGAATGCCCTGACCGGCTGCTCCGCCTTCTAGCTGAAACATGGCTTCCTCACCTTTTCCGGCATCTTTTCGCCGGGATATCGCGTAGTTGTGCCTGCCCTGGAGGGGGTTTCCCCCATTTGCCCGGCAGGGGCGCGCGTTTGCGCGCAGACGCCTAAAGCAATGACCATGCCACGCCCCGGCAGGCCCGGGAAGCCGCGCCCTAAGCGGATGACGAATCGGGGATGAAGGGCCGGTTACGAAAATTGCGCACGAACCGGTTACGATAATTTCCCTTGACGTGATTCAAGGTAATCGGCCCGAAACGGGCGGGAATGCGGGGGGGTCAGGAGGTCATATCGGAACGCAGCTCCGCGATGTAGGCGGCGGTGCGGTCCAGCAGGTCCACGGCGGCGGGGACGAGCGAATGCGCGAGGGGTGCGTCGCCCGCGCGGGCGGCCATTTCGAGCTTGTAGCAGATATCATTGAGGGGAGCAGCCTGGAGTGTGCCGCTGGTGCCTTTGAGCGCGTGGGCCCACTGGACCACGGCGGTCAGGT harbors:
- a CDS encoding Hpt domain-containing protein, encoding MSHADLLNLPKLMERLEDDRELLMEIFDVFIEETPARLERIDEAVRTHDLTAVVQWAHALKGTSGTLQAAPLNDICYKLEMAARAGDAPLAHSLVPAAVDLLDRTAAYIAELRSDMTS
- a CDS encoding glycosyltransferase, whose amino-acid sequence is MFQLEGGAAGQGILERPRVHGRFLFLGDKKFFIKGVTYGPFPENENGEPLPEPERVAEDFRLMRTIGVNTIRVYYVPPKWFLDTAARLGIHVMVGIPWPQHLCFLDQWEVKESIKDTMREAARACAGHPAVLAYLIGNEIPSHIVRWSGAKKVEKFLGKLAAIVREEDPSGLVTYANYPSTEYLKLPFLDFLCFNVYLHNEKSFRAYVKRLQNVACDMPLVLSEFGMDSLRHGEAAQAEFLDWQVMAAFEEGVSGTMVFAWTDEWYTGGHLIEDWKFGIVDADRKPKAAFEAVAKAYANPLPPLPPKQPMISVVVCAYNADSTMEGCLASFQHVEYPNFEVIVVDDGSTDKTGEISDKYAAKFPFIHVIHQPNLGLSAARNVGMYAAKGDIVAYTDSDCYVDPHWLTYMAWAFQDERFAVVGGPNLPPMEDNRTAACVAVSPGAPTHVLVTDEIAEHVPGCNMAYRKENLMEIGGFDATYRAAGDDVDVCWRLMDMGHLIGFHAGMMVWHHRRNTIKAYMKQQKGYGRAEALLMPKHPHRFNVLGNSRWAGRIYGDISGALLSTRPVIYHGVFGSGLFQTLYEPKGSLTAYLPLSFEWMMAAFVILASGFLFAPMFALGALMLGTTMAFVCHRAAQAKLPKRHDTFFSRVIIALLTLAQPWVRGKARYQTLMDLRRAGRKGAATGNMAVLGLPEEAALPKYTFWQKIKDTCSIFRRGLRFHRFFWNIKSLEREDVLEHLLRVMRTLNVNHTTDSGYASSNAAPWDLRVEPGLMASMKLRVTVENHGGEKRFVRLAGSIAPTSFAVALTGLTLAAAAGCLAFGALIPAAGCAGASLLSILWTAKGMSHGASMVTKLTQHLMTCKAGCSMNEPEHAKPEAAEASKAESEAVAVKPAREQAEAPEAVEAALVREEAEPAAARTTVDAPLQ